DNA sequence from the Deinococcus humi genome:
CCGCGAGAAGGTGATCAACGCTCAGAATGCCGGAGCGCAGGCCGTGGTGCTGTACAACGACCAGCCTGGCTTCGCCAGCGTGAGTGTCCAGCCCGTCAGTCCGTTCGACAGCGAAGTCATCGTGATTCCAGTCGTCTCGGTTCTGGCAGCGGATGGAGCAAGGATCGATACCGGAATTCCGGCGGGAATTCGCCTGACGGTCACCGCGGAGTCACAGCCCTTCGACAATCCCAGTGGCAACACCATTAGCCCCTTCTCGGCCCTTGGCGCGTCGCCCGATCTTGAACTCAAGCCCGATCTGGCCGCGCCAGGGGGCTGGATCCGCACAGCCACGCCGCTGAAGAGTGCCCCCGGCGGCTACGCGGTCCTCAGCGGGACGGGGCTGGCCGCGCCGCAGGTGGCAGGCCTGGCCGCGCTGCTGCTCCAGACCCGGCCAGGCCTGGAAGCGCAGACCCTGTCGACGCTGCTGATGAACACGGCCATCCCGCGCCCCACCCTGGACAGCGGCCTGATCACCCCGGTGCAACGTCAGGGCGCGGGGCTGGCAAACGTGCTGGCCGCGTACGGGAGTCTGGTTACCGCCAGGCCCGCCAAGCTGAGCCTGGGGGCCAGCCAGACTTTCGGCCCGCGGAGCAAGGTGATCGTGCTGAGCAACAGCGGCGCGCAGGCCGAAACGTTCAGGGTGAGGCATCTTCCGGCGCAGAGCATCGGCAGCACTGGGAGGACAGGATCAGCCAGCGAACAGAACGCCAGCCTGACCGTCAATGGGCAGAACGTGGAGGGCTCCGTGGTCACCATCACCGTTCCAGCGGCAAGCGAAGCTGAACTGAACGTGCTGATCACGCCCCCCACCCGCCCCGCGCAGGGACAGTACGGCGGGTACGTGTCGCTGACCGGCGGCAGCGGACGCCGCCTGGTTGTTCCCTACGGCGGTTTCGTGGGCAATTATCAGTCCCTGACCGTGCTGGGCGACGTGAGCTTCGACGGAGGCCGGACCTTCAAGAACTTCCCGGCGCTGTACGATCCCAAGACCTTCAAGTTCTATCCGGAAGGCCTGAACCCTGCCACGCCGCCCGCCTACACACTGAAAGACGTTCAGGTCGTTGACGACAACGGGCAGATGATCACCGTGCTGGACGCGCCACAGCTGCTGGTCCACTTCGGACATCAGGCCCGCCGCCTGACCCTGGAGGTGCTGGACGCGGGCGGCGGGAGCCTGGGCACCGTCTTCACGCAGGAGTACATCGGGCGCAGCGCCACCAACCTTTACACGGACGCCAGCAGCGACGCTTTCAGTTTCGTGGGCTGGGACGGCACGTTGACAGGGGCGCAGCTCGCTCCCTCCGGCACGTACCAGCTGCGCCTCAAAGTGCTCAAGGCGCTGGGCAATCCCGCCGTCGCCGCCGACATCGAGACCTACCTCAGCCAGAAATTCACGGTGGTCCGCTGAGCATTGATCCGCATGGCCTATCAAAAGAGGCAAAGCCGCGCGGCTTTGCCTCTTTTTTCCTCAGCCTGAGCTCGCAGATCACGTCCAGAGCCCTCACTTCTAGATGGGCCTGCAACTGCAGAGACGCAGATTGCCTAGCGCCGAAGTCAATCCAATGGGTCAGCCTCGGACTCTGGCGGGACAGATCTACACCCGACAGGGGTACAGGCAGAATTCAAACGCATGACGCACCTACCCCATTGCGGTAGATGGAGCCCATGTTTTGAGGCCAGTGCCCATCCCCGCCCTCTACAGCACGGCCACCGCCTTCTCCCAGCGCAGGGTCAGGCCGCGCAGACTGTCGCCCTGCGGGTGCAACGGCGGACCGAAACGGACGTGCCAGCGGCCCCCGGGCAGGCCGCGCGGCAGCCACGCTGGGCGGTCATGCCACACCCGCACCGGGACGATGGGCACCCCTGCCTTCAGGGCCAGCAGCGCCGCGCCGCCGTGCAGCCCCTGACCGTTGCGCGTGCCCTGCGGGAAGATTCCCACCATGCCGCCGCGCCGCAGCACCCGCAGCGCCTGCCGCAACGCGCGGGGGTCGCGTCCACTACGGTCCACCGGAAACGCCCCTGTTGCGCGCAAAACTGGACCGATGGCATGGGGACCGATTACCCTCCACTCGAATGCGTCGCGCTTGGCCATAAATTGCAGGCGGTGGAGCGCGGGCGGAATAGCGTAGCCGATGGTAAAGGGGTCCATGGCCAGCGCGTGGGTTCCGGCGACGATCACGCCGCTGTCCGCTGCACCACTCCGCGCCACACAGCCATCCAGCCCCCCGCGTGGCAGGTGTTCTAGACCGCTGACTTGCACGCCACCGCCGTAGTCCACAACCCGGCCCACACACCAGTGAATGACCGGGTACAACCGGGGGTGTGGCGTGGGCACGGCATCGGCGGCAGGCTTTGGGGCCGGGTCCATGACCTAGACGGAGCTGGCTGGCCGTGACCTCTGCTGTTCAGGCAACTGGGCCAGGATGGTCTGGATCACGCCGTCCAGGGTCAGCGGCCCGGTGTCGATCACCACGGCGTCGGGCGCGGGAGCACTCTGCACGCGGTCCAGCGCGTCACGGCGGATCAGGGCAGCCTCGATGGCGGGCACGTCCTCCGGGCGTTCCTGGGCGCGCCGCTGGGCGCGGACATGCGGACTGGCCGTCAGGTAGAACTTGGCCCCGGCGTGCGGAAACACGTTGGTGCCCATGTCCCGGCCCTCGGCCACGAAGGGGGAGGGCAGGGCCCGCAACTGAGCGTCCACCCAGGCACGGACCTCTGGTAAGGCGGCCACGACGCTCACGCCAGCGTCCACGCGAGTGGAGTGAAGCTCGCCCGTCAACTCGCGCTCCCCCTGCCAGATTCGGTTGCCCCCGGCCAGCGGTTCCAGCCGCAGGGGATGGATCTGCAGGTAGGCCAGCAGGCCAGGAGCATTCTGCAGTTCCAGCCCTGCCTCCAGCCCCAGCAGGGTCGCGGCGCGGTACAGCAGGCCGCTGCTGACATACGGCACGCCCAGCGCCCGCGCCACCCCGCTCGACACGCTGGATTTGCCGCTGGCCGCCACGCCGTCAATGGTCACGATCATCAATTGCCCAGTCTACAGCGTTGCTGGTCTACCGGGCTGATGCAACTGCCCACAGGCGCCCATCCATCGATTGCCCTAGAATGTCCACCAAACGCTCGTTAGGAGGCCCGTATGGACCACAACAGGAATGAAACGACAGACCGCCGGATACGGGTTCTGATCGCCAAGCCGGGCATGGACGGCCATGACCGGGGCGCAAAGGTGGTGGCCCGCGCCCTGCGCGACGCCGGAATGGAAGTGATCTACACCGGGCTGCGCCAGACCGCCGAGATGATCGTGAACGCCGCCGTGCAGGAGGACGTGGACGCCATTGGCCTGAGCGTGCTTTCGGGGGCGCACATGCACTATTTCCGTGACGTGATGGCTCTGCTCAAGGAAAAGGACGCCACCGACATCATCGTGTTCGGCGGCGGTATCATTCCCGATCAGGACCTGCCCAAGCTCAAGGAGCTGGGCGTGGGCCAGGTGTTCACGCCAGGGGCGAACACCGAGGACGCCGCCACCTACCTTCAGGGTGCCGTAGCCGAGCGCTGGCGGACGCAGGGGGAGGGGTGAGCGCGGCCCGCAGGGGATCTGTCTTCTGTCAACCTGGCCATGAGTAAAGCCGCGCCTGCCGCGCTGCCCGCTGCCCCCGTTCAGGTGGGGCGACTTGTGCCGCTGTACGCCGCACAGGCGCTGGCGACGGGGGCCACCACGGTCAGCACCATCCTGGCGAGCATCATCATGGGCACGCTGGGTTTCGGCAGCCTGTCAGGGCTGCCCAGCACGCTGATCAGCGTGTCGGCGGCGCTGTCGGCGGGCTTTTTCGGCGCGTTGATGCTGCGCTCGGGGCGCAAGTTGGGCCTGGGGCTGGCCTTTGCCCTGGGCACGCTGGGCGCGGTGCTGGGCTTTTTCGGGGGCAAACTGGGGCTCACGCCGCTGTTTCTGGTGGGCGCCTCCATGATGGGCGCGGCGCAGGGCGGCTACCAGCAGGCGCGCTACGCCGCCGCCGAGAGCGTGCCCGACAACCGCCGGGGCACCGCCCTGGGCGCCCTGATGTTGATGAGTGTGCTGGGCTCGTTCCTGATGACCGGCTTCTCGCACCCCATTGAGGGGCTGGCCGTCACCCTCGGCACCACTCCCGAAATTGTCGGCTGGCTGGTGGGCGGCGCGTTACTGGGCGGCTCAGCGCTGCTGATGCTGCTGTGGACCCCGGTCCGCGAACCGGTCACTGCCACCGTCGCCGGAGCCACCCGCAAGACCCCCTCCTTCTCCGAGGCGTTCCGCGTGCCGGGGGTTCGCAGCACCGCGCTGGCGCTGGCCACGGCGCAGGGACTGATGGTCACGCTGATGAGCCTCACGCCGCTGCGAGCGCACAATATGGGCATGGACCACACGGGAATCGCCGCGCTGATCAGCGGGCACATCCTGGGCATGTTCGGCTTTGGCTGGCTGACCGGGCCGCTGATTGACCGCCTGGGCGTGCGGGTAGGCTACGTGGGCGGCGCGGCCCTGCTGTGCACGGCGGCCCTGACCGCGGCGCTGCCAGGAGCCGGGGCGCTGGGCCTGAGCATGTTCCTGCTGGGGCTGGGCTGGAACCTGGCCTTCGTGTCGGGCAGCAAGTCGCTGACCCGCTTTCCCGCCGTGCAGGGGGTCACCGATGGCCTGGGCTACATCACGGCGGGGGCGGGCACGCTGTTGGGCGGCTTCGTGATCGCCCGCGCTGGGTTTCCGCTGCTGGCCTACATCTGCGCGGCACTGGCACTGCTGCCGCTGCTCAGTGCGTGGCGGGCCGGGAAATCTTCCTCATCTGTCCGGCAGGCCGCATGAACGCCGCCGAGACCCGCGCCCTGCTCGACGCCCTGAAGGCCGCAACCCAGCAAGGCCAGCGCGCCGCCATCGCCACCGTCGTGGGCGTGCAGGGCAGCGCCTACCGCCGTGAGGGCACGCGGATGCTGGTGCTGGACGACGGCGCACAGGTCTGCATGCTCTCGGGGGGCTGCCTGGAGGCCGAAGTGGTGGAGGTGGCGCTGGAGGTGATCCGCAGCGGCACCCCCACGGTCACCCACTACGATCTCTCGGAGGACGCGACCTGGGGCCTGGGCATCGGTTGCGGCGGCAGCGTGGACGTGCGCGTGGAGCCCGTGGAGGGGGACGACCCGGTGATGGGCGCGTGGCTGCGGGCGCTGGAGAACGGAGAACTGGCGGCGCTGGTCGTGCCTCTCAAAGGTGAGGGCCGCCTCCTGATCACGCCGGATGGGGCCACGCTGGGGGACCTCTCCCCCACCAGCCTGCGCGACTTTGCCGTGCAGGCGGCCCAGGCACGCCTGGGGCAGCTTGAGCCGCGGGCGGTGACCCTGGCCGCGCCAGACGGGACGCCCGTGTTCATCGACATCAGCATGCCCCCGCCGGTGCTGGTGCTGTACGGCGCAGGCCACGACGCCATGCCACTGGCGCGTGGGGCGCACGATCTGGGCTACGAGGTGCATGTGATCGATCCACGCGGCGCGTACCTCACGCCAGGACGTTTTCCGGGGGCCATCTTGCATGACCTCGCGCCGGAAGACCTGGCACAGTTCACGCCGCCCGCCCGCGCCAGCCTGCTGATCATGAACCACCATCTGGACCGCGACCGGGTGTGCCTTCAGCACGCGCTGTGGTCTGGTGCGCCCTACGTGGGCGTGCTGGGACCGCTGAGCCGTGCCCAGGGCCTGCTGGACGAGCTGAAGGCGGAGGGCGTGGGCTTCAGTGACGCGGAACTGGCCCGCCTGCGTGCCCCGGTGGGTCTGCGCCTGGGTGCCGAAGCCCCCGAGGAGGTGGCCCTGAGCATCCTGGCCGAGTTGATGGCGTGGCGGCGCGGCTACGACGGGGGCTTTCTGAGCGGCCATGCCGGGCGCATTCACGACGCCCACACGCACGCGGCCAGTCCGGCGCTGGGGGCGTCCCCGGAACAGTAACCACCCTTTCCCGTGCCGGAGAGGTTCAATAGTCCATGACCCCTTTCACGCCCACCCCTGACCTGTGCGACGCCCACCCGGAAGCACAGGTCTTCGCGCCCATCTTCCGCGACTTCGGAGGACGGGCGCGGTTCAGCGGCCCTGCCTTCACCCTGCGCGTCTATGAGAACAACACGCTCGTGCGCGCCACGCTGGAAACGCCCGGCGAGGCACGGGTGATGGTGGTGGACGGCGGCGGCAGCCTGAACTGCGCGCTGGTGGGCGATCAACTGGCCGGGCTGGGTGTGGAGAACGGCTGGGCAGGCATCATCATTCACGGCTGCGTGCGCGATACAGCGCAGTTGAGGGAGATGCCCATCGGCATCCGGGCGCTGGCCGTCCATCCCCGTCGCAGCGGCAGGGCGAATGTGGGCGAAACGGATGTGGTCCTCACTGTTGCGGGCGCGACCGTACGCCCCGGCGACATGGTTCACGCCGACGAGGACGGCATCTGCCTCCTGGCTGCACCCACGGACCAGTGAAAGGGGTTCCACCTGTCGCATCAACGACGAGGTGGAACCCGCTGGCGGAGTAGCCCAGTTCAGGCCGAAGGAACGGCCTCCGCTTGCGCCAGATCCCGCAATGCTTCCCGCATGATGTCTAGCCCCGTCTCCGCGTCCTCGCGCGTCAGGATCAGCGGTGGGCTGACGCGGATCACGGCCTCGCCACAGTCCAGATTCAGCAGACC
Encoded proteins:
- a CDS encoding S8 family serine peptidase yields the protein MKGPLRLRLSLLGLTALLAACGPGNGAAPPTGTALRLPSAVSQTQDRWFVELAGDPSVLNSQSLGAQQATFRMQAAASGAQYREIATYRRLFNGLAVQASPAELGRLSRLPGVIGVYPVRQIKISAPGASKPTLQAQALRPDVLSALAMTGADLAQSQLGLSGRGVRVGVIDTGLDLDHPAFRGRVITGYDFVGDQYDASRPGSIPAPDSSPDDCQGNGTNVAGILGGNDPAEGFVGVAPAVSLGIYKVFGCEGTTDSATLLTAMERAQADGMQVLNISLGVPFQWPQYPTARAASRLIKAGMLVSAAAGDSGEAGPYSMGAPALGENVLAVASVDNTRLQLGNFTLTPGGETVGYQPVSGSPPAPVGLNLPIGKLPGSTPQTDNDGCSIDGLNPYAAGSLNGQAALIRLGNCPAREKVINAQNAGAQAVVLYNDQPGFASVSVQPVSPFDSEVIVIPVVSVLAADGARIDTGIPAGIRLTVTAESQPFDNPSGNTISPFSALGASPDLELKPDLAAPGGWIRTATPLKSAPGGYAVLSGTGLAAPQVAGLAALLLQTRPGLEAQTLSTLLMNTAIPRPTLDSGLITPVQRQGAGLANVLAAYGSLVTARPAKLSLGASQTFGPRSKVIVLSNSGAQAETFRVRHLPAQSIGSTGRTGSASEQNASLTVNGQNVEGSVVTITVPAASEAELNVLITPPTRPAQGQYGGYVSLTGGSGRRLVVPYGGFVGNYQSLTVLGDVSFDGGRTFKNFPALYDPKTFKFYPEGLNPATPPAYTLKDVQVVDDNGQMITVLDAPQLLVHFGHQARRLTLEVLDAGGGSLGTVFTQEYIGRSATNLYTDASSDAFSFVGWDGTLTGAQLAPSGTYQLRLKVLKALGNPAVAADIETYLSQKFTVVR
- a CDS encoding lysophospholipid acyltransferase family protein produces the protein MDPAPKPAADAVPTPHPRLYPVIHWCVGRVVDYGGGVQVSGLEHLPRGGLDGCVARSGAADSGVIVAGTHALAMDPFTIGYAIPPALHRLQFMAKRDAFEWRVIGPHAIGPVLRATGAFPVDRSGRDPRALRQALRVLRRGGMVGIFPQGTRNGQGLHGGAALLALKAGVPIVPVRVWHDRPAWLPRGLPGGRWHVRFGPPLHPQGDSLRGLTLRWEKAVAVL
- the cmk gene encoding (d)CMP kinase; amino-acid sequence: MIVTIDGVAASGKSSVSSGVARALGVPYVSSGLLYRAATLLGLEAGLELQNAPGLLAYLQIHPLRLEPLAGGNRIWQGERELTGELHSTRVDAGVSVVAALPEVRAWVDAQLRALPSPFVAEGRDMGTNVFPHAGAKFYLTASPHVRAQRRAQERPEDVPAIEAALIRRDALDRVQSAPAPDAVVIDTGPLTLDGVIQTILAQLPEQQRSRPASSV
- a CDS encoding cobalamin B12-binding domain-containing protein, encoding MDHNRNETTDRRIRVLIAKPGMDGHDRGAKVVARALRDAGMEVIYTGLRQTAEMIVNAAVQEDVDAIGLSVLSGAHMHYFRDVMALLKEKDATDIIVFGGGIIPDQDLPKLKELGVGQVFTPGANTEDAATYLQGAVAERWRTQGEG
- a CDS encoding MFS transporter, translating into MSKAAPAALPAAPVQVGRLVPLYAAQALATGATTVSTILASIIMGTLGFGSLSGLPSTLISVSAALSAGFFGALMLRSGRKLGLGLAFALGTLGAVLGFFGGKLGLTPLFLVGASMMGAAQGGYQQARYAAAESVPDNRRGTALGALMLMSVLGSFLMTGFSHPIEGLAVTLGTTPEIVGWLVGGALLGGSALLMLLWTPVREPVTATVAGATRKTPSFSEAFRVPGVRSTALALATAQGLMVTLMSLTPLRAHNMGMDHTGIAALISGHILGMFGFGWLTGPLIDRLGVRVGYVGGAALLCTAALTAALPGAGALGLSMFLLGLGWNLAFVSGSKSLTRFPAVQGVTDGLGYITAGAGTLLGGFVIARAGFPLLAYICAALALLPLLSAWRAGKSSSSVRQAA
- a CDS encoding XdhC family protein, whose product is MNAAETRALLDALKAATQQGQRAAIATVVGVQGSAYRREGTRMLVLDDGAQVCMLSGGCLEAEVVEVALEVIRSGTPTVTHYDLSEDATWGLGIGCGGSVDVRVEPVEGDDPVMGAWLRALENGELAALVVPLKGEGRLLITPDGATLGDLSPTSLRDFAVQAAQARLGQLEPRAVTLAAPDGTPVFIDISMPPPVLVLYGAGHDAMPLARGAHDLGYEVHVIDPRGAYLTPGRFPGAILHDLAPEDLAQFTPPARASLLIMNHHLDRDRVCLQHALWSGAPYVGVLGPLSRAQGLLDELKAEGVGFSDAELARLRAPVGLRLGAEAPEEVALSILAELMAWRRGYDGGFLSGHAGRIHDAHTHAASPALGASPEQ
- the rraA gene encoding ribonuclease E activity regulator RraA, with the protein product MTPFTPTPDLCDAHPEAQVFAPIFRDFGGRARFSGPAFTLRVYENNTLVRATLETPGEARVMVVDGGGSLNCALVGDQLAGLGVENGWAGIIIHGCVRDTAQLREMPIGIRALAVHPRRSGRANVGETDVVLTVAGATVRPGDMVHADEDGICLLAAPTDQ